The Paracoccus sp. MA genome contains a region encoding:
- the recN gene encoding DNA repair protein RecN codes for MLLSLEIRDMLLIDRLELAFRPGLNVLTGETGAGKSILLDCLGFVLGWRGRADLVRQGASQGEVTAVFDLPPGHPARSLLDEAGFPVSDELIIRRVNAGDGRKTGWINDRRASGEVLRTLSELLVELHGQHDDRGLLNPRGHRLLLDAFAGADLGPTRAAWAARREARAALEQAEAALAAAKGEEEFLRHAVAEIDKLAPQPGEEAELDTRRRAMQGAERIREDVARALQALGSEGAEGAMLDAARWLDGAAERAEGRLEAPAAALQRALIELGEAVSGVEAALEAMDFDPRDLEATEERLFALRALARKHDVLADDLAGLADALRARLSRIDAGEGDLARLREAVAAADAAYDAAAAALSQQRATAAERLDAAMAAELAPLKMERAVFETRLSGAEPGPEGRDAVAFTVATNPGAPAGPLDRIASGGELSRFLLALKVCLARGNDALVLIFDEIDRGVGGATADAVGRRLARLAEGAQVLVVTHSPQVAALGGHHFRVAKSVEGGMTTSNVAALTASQRIEEIARMLSGEEVTPAAKEAARALLQG; via the coding sequence ATGCTGCTTTCGCTTGAAATCCGAGACATGCTGCTGATCGACCGGCTGGAACTGGCGTTCCGGCCGGGCCTGAACGTGCTGACCGGCGAGACCGGGGCGGGCAAGTCGATTCTGCTCGATTGCCTGGGCTTCGTGCTGGGCTGGCGCGGCCGGGCCGACCTGGTGCGCCAGGGCGCGAGCCAGGGCGAGGTCACGGCAGTCTTCGACCTGCCGCCCGGCCATCCCGCCCGCAGCTTGCTGGACGAGGCGGGTTTTCCGGTCTCGGACGAGCTGATCATCCGCCGCGTGAATGCCGGCGACGGGCGCAAGACCGGCTGGATCAACGACCGGCGCGCCTCGGGCGAGGTGCTGCGGACGCTTTCCGAGCTGCTGGTCGAGCTGCATGGCCAGCACGACGACCGGGGGCTGCTGAATCCGCGCGGCCACCGGCTGCTGCTCGACGCCTTTGCCGGCGCTGACCTTGGCCCGACCCGCGCCGCCTGGGCCGCGCGCCGCGAGGCGCGCGCGGCGCTGGAGCAGGCCGAGGCGGCGCTGGCGGCGGCGAAGGGCGAGGAGGAATTCCTGCGCCATGCCGTGGCCGAGATCGACAAGCTTGCCCCGCAGCCGGGCGAGGAGGCCGAACTGGACACCCGCCGCCGCGCCATGCAGGGCGCCGAGCGCATCCGCGAGGACGTGGCGCGGGCCTTGCAGGCCCTGGGGTCGGAAGGGGCCGAGGGCGCCATGCTCGACGCCGCGCGCTGGCTCGATGGCGCCGCCGAGCGCGCCGAGGGCCGGCTGGAGGCCCCCGCCGCGGCCCTGCAGCGGGCGCTGATCGAGCTGGGCGAGGCGGTCTCGGGCGTCGAGGCGGCGCTGGAGGCGATGGATTTCGACCCGCGCGACCTGGAAGCCACCGAGGAGCGGCTGTTTGCCCTGCGCGCACTGGCGCGCAAGCATGACGTGCTGGCCGATGACCTGGCGGGCCTCGCCGACGCGCTGCGGGCCCGGCTGTCCCGCATCGACGCGGGCGAGGGGGATCTGGCGCGCCTGCGCGAGGCTGTGGCGGCGGCCGACGCCGCCTATGACGCCGCCGCGGCTGCCCTGTCGCAACAGCGCGCCACGGCCGCCGAGCGGCTCGATGCCGCGATGGCGGCCGAGCTCGCGCCGCTGAAGATGGAGCGCGCGGTTTTCGAGACCCGGCTCTCCGGCGCCGAGCCCGGCCCCGAGGGTCGCGATGCCGTGGCCTTCACCGTCGCCACCAATCCGGGCGCGCCGGCCGGACCCCTGGACCGCATCGCCTCGGGCGGCGAGTTGTCGCGCTTCCTGCTGGCGCTCAAGGTCTGCCTGGCGCGCGGCAACGACGCGCTGGTGCTGATCTTCGACGAGATCGACCGCGGCGTCGGCGGCGCCACCGCCGATGCGGTGGGCCGGCGCCTGGCCCGGCTGGCCGAGGGTGCGCAGGTGCTGGTCGTCACGCACAGCCCGCAGGTGGCGGCGCTTGGCGGGCATCATTTCCGGGTGGCGAAATCGGTCGAGGGCGGCATGACCACCTCGAATGTCGCCGCCCTGACCGCCAGCCAGCGCATCGAGGAAATCGCCCGCATGCTCTCGGGGGAAGAGGTCACCCCGGCCGCGAAAGAGGCGGCGCGGGCCTTGCTGCAGGGTTAA
- a CDS encoding outer membrane protein assembly factor BamD has protein sequence MTGIRSGSLVAAVLSLGLLAGCGGGSGNQPESFENFTAEEIYKRGEYELENTRKPKDAVKYFTEVERLYPYSEWAKRALIMQAYSHHRARDYEEARGAAQRFIDTYPGDEDAAYAKYLLALSYYDQIDEIGRDQGLTFQALQSLREVIEQYPDTEYARSAILKFDLAFDHLAAKEMEIGRYYLKRGHYTAAINRFRVVVEEFQTTTHTPEALMRLVEAYLALGLNDQAQTAGAILGHNFRSSPFYQDAYAQLRGHGLQPEARGDSWLTRVYRQVIQGKWL, from the coding sequence ATGACAGGCATCAGATCGGGTTCCTTGGTCGCGGCTGTGCTGTCGTTGGGCCTTCTGGCGGGCTGTGGCGGCGGCTCGGGCAATCAGCCCGAATCATTCGAGAATTTCACCGCCGAGGAAATCTACAAGCGCGGCGAATACGAGCTTGAGAACACGCGCAAGCCGAAGGATGCGGTGAAGTATTTCACCGAGGTCGAGCGGCTCTATCCCTATTCCGAATGGGCCAAGCGCGCGCTGATCATGCAGGCCTATTCCCATCACCGCGCCCGCGACTACGAAGAGGCGCGCGGCGCGGCGCAGCGTTTCATCGACACCTATCCGGGCGATGAGGATGCGGCCTATGCGAAATACCTGCTGGCGCTTTCCTACTACGACCAGATCGACGAGATCGGCCGCGACCAGGGCCTGACCTTCCAGGCGCTGCAATCGCTGCGCGAGGTGATCGAGCAATATCCCGATACGGAATACGCCCGTTCGGCCATCCTGAAATTCGATCTGGCCTTCGACCATCTCGCCGCCAAGGAGATGGAGATCGGCCGCTACTATCTGAAGCGCGGCCATTACACCGCGGCGATCAACCGCTTCCGCGTGGTGGTCGAGGAGTTCCAGACCACCACCCACACGCCCGAGGCGCTGATGCGGCTGGTCGAGGCCTATCTGGCGCTTGGCCTGAACGATCAGGCGCAGACGGCGGGGGCGATCCTGGGCCACAATTTCCGCTCCTCGCCCTTCTATCAGGACGCCTATGCGCAGCTGCGCGGCCATGGGTTGCAGCCCGAGGCGCGCGGCGACAGTTGGCTGACCCGCGTCTATCGCCAGGTCATCCAGGGCAAATGGCTGTGA
- the lpxC gene encoding UDP-3-O-acyl-N-acetylglucosamine deacetylase: MQTTIAQKAQFRGVGLHSGAAVRLAILPAPADHGIVFVRTDLGRARIPAHWDHVTPSQLCTLLDNGRGATVSTVEHVMAALAGTGINNAVVEVNGPEVPILDGSSAPFVQGILEAGLRQQPGAPLRAIRVLREVEVQQGEAFARLSPADHLEIHFDIDFADAAIGHQEKRLDMANGSFVHELMDSRTFCRQADVVQMQRNGLALGGTYLNAVVVDGDKVLSPGGLRHRDEAVRHKMLDAVGDLALAGAPLLARYTGHRAGHAMTNKLLRALFAQPDAWEWVTLTPAMESRLPGAGVLASAARLAPRPRQLAVA; encoded by the coding sequence ATGCAGACCACCATCGCTCAGAAAGCCCAGTTCCGCGGCGTCGGGCTGCATTCGGGTGCGGCCGTGCGCCTGGCGATCCTGCCGGCGCCCGCCGATCACGGCATCGTCTTCGTGCGCACCGATCTGGGCCGCGCGCGTATTCCGGCGCATTGGGATCACGTCACGCCCTCGCAGCTCTGCACGCTGCTGGACAACGGCCGCGGCGCCACCGTCTCGACGGTCGAGCATGTGATGGCCGCGCTGGCCGGCACCGGCATCAACAATGCCGTGGTCGAGGTGAACGGGCCGGAAGTGCCGATCCTCGACGGTTCCTCGGCTCCCTTCGTCCAGGGTATCCTCGAGGCCGGCCTGCGCCAGCAGCCCGGTGCGCCCTTGCGCGCCATCCGCGTGCTGCGCGAGGTCGAGGTACAGCAGGGCGAGGCCTTCGCCCGCCTGTCGCCCGCCGACCACCTGGAGATCCATTTCGACATCGACTTCGCGGATGCGGCGATCGGCCACCAGGAAAAGCGCCTCGACATGGCCAATGGCAGTTTCGTGCACGAGCTGATGGACAGCCGCACCTTCTGCCGCCAGGCCGATGTGGTGCAGATGCAGCGGAACGGCCTGGCGCTTGGCGGCACCTATCTGAACGCCGTGGTTGTCGATGGCGACAAGGTGCTCTCGCCCGGCGGGTTGCGCCACCGCGACGAGGCGGTGCGCCACAAGATGCTGGACGCGGTGGGCGACCTGGCGCTGGCCGGTGCGCCGCTGCTGGCGCGCTATACCGGCCATCGCGCCGGGCATGCCATGACCAACAAGCTGCTGCGCGCGCTTTTCGCCCAGCCCGATGCCTGGGAATGGGTCACGCTGACCCCGGCGATGGAAAGCCGCCTGCCCGGCGCCGGGGTGCTGGCCTCGGCCGCGCGCCTTGCGCCCCGCCCCCGTCAGCTGGCCGTCGCCTGA
- the ftsZ gene encoding cell division protein FtsZ encodes MERQIHLMLNDDQELKPRITVFGVGGAGGNAVNNMIDKQLEGVEFVVANTDAQALQSSKAESRIQIGPKVTEGLGAGAKPSIGAKAAEETIEDIVDHLMGAHMCFITAGMGGGTGTGAAPIIAQAAREMGILTVGVVTKPFQFEGTKRMRQAEEGVEALQKVVDTLIIIPNQNLFRLANEKTTFTEAFAMADDVLYQGVKGVTDLMVRPGLINLDFADVRAVMDEMGKAMMGTGEASGENRAVQAAEKAIANPLLDEISLNGAKGVLINITGGYDLTLFEMDEAAEKIREKVDPDANIIVGSTLDPSMEGSIRVSVVATGIDASAAELPVPRRGMKEPLTQHPPVAQKSVEDELPVPPRRTAPLAEAAPQPAAAPVARPQPAAPAARYDEDDMPRPAYQPDLRQPSAPAAQGDALNGDAGGFVAPTRRPQAPAGTPSDAVMQRLAAAVQKAPERQATAQNRAAQQQPAEQGRAQGRMGGLSRMLERISGHGEQAEKPAPSTIAERVNERVATRNRSGFDAGFDDLASPDRAGDNVEIPAFLRRQAN; translated from the coding sequence ATGGAACGGCAGATCCACCTGATGCTGAATGATGACCAGGAACTGAAGCCGCGCATCACCGTCTTCGGCGTCGGTGGTGCGGGTGGCAATGCGGTCAACAACATGATCGACAAGCAGCTGGAGGGCGTCGAATTCGTCGTGGCGAATACCGATGCCCAGGCGCTGCAGTCCTCGAAGGCCGAAAGCCGCATCCAGATCGGTCCCAAGGTGACCGAGGGGCTGGGCGCCGGCGCCAAGCCCTCGATCGGCGCCAAGGCCGCCGAGGAAACCATCGAGGATATCGTCGATCACCTGATGGGCGCGCATATGTGCTTCATCACCGCCGGCATGGGCGGCGGCACCGGCACCGGCGCCGCGCCGATCATCGCCCAGGCCGCGCGCGAGATGGGCATCCTGACCGTCGGCGTCGTGACCAAGCCCTTCCAGTTCGAGGGCACCAAGCGCATGCGCCAGGCCGAAGAGGGCGTCGAGGCCCTGCAGAAGGTCGTGGACACGCTGATCATCATCCCGAACCAGAACCTGTTCCGGCTGGCCAACGAAAAGACCACCTTCACCGAAGCCTTCGCCATGGCCGACGACGTGCTCTACCAGGGCGTCAAGGGCGTGACCGACCTGATGGTGCGCCCGGGCCTGATCAACCTCGACTTCGCCGACGTGCGCGCGGTGATGGACGAGATGGGCAAGGCGATGATGGGCACCGGCGAGGCCTCGGGCGAGAACCGCGCCGTGCAGGCGGCCGAGAAGGCCATCGCCAACCCGCTGCTGGACGAGATCAGCCTGAACGGCGCCAAGGGCGTGCTGATCAACATCACCGGCGGCTACGACCTGACCCTGTTCGAGATGGACGAGGCAGCCGAGAAAATCCGCGAGAAGGTCGATCCCGACGCCAACATCATCGTCGGCTCGACGCTGGACCCGTCGATGGAAGGCTCGATCCGCGTCTCGGTGGTGGCCACCGGCATCGACGCCTCGGCGGCCGAACTGCCCGTGCCGCGCCGTGGCATGAAAGAGCCGCTGACCCAGCACCCGCCCGTGGCGCAAAAGTCGGTCGAGGACGAGCTGCCGGTGCCGCCGCGCCGCACCGCGCCCCTGGCCGAGGCCGCGCCGCAACCGGCCGCCGCGCCGGTCGCGCGTCCGCAGCCCGCCGCCCCGGCGGCGCGCTACGACGAGGACGACATGCCTCGCCCGGCCTATCAGCCCGACCTGCGCCAGCCGTCCGCACCCGCCGCGCAAGGCGATGCGCTGAACGGCGATGCCGGCGGCTTCGTCGCCCCGACCCGCCGTCCGCAAGCCCCGGCCGGCACGCCTTCGGATGCGGTCATGCAGCGGCTGGCCGCCGCGGTGCAGAAGGCGCCCGAGCGTCAGGCCACCGCCCAGAACCGCGCCGCCCAGCAGCAGCCCGCCGAGCAGGGCCGGGCCCAGGGTCGCATGGGCGGGCTGAGCCGCATGCTGGAGCGCATCTCGGGCCATGGCGAGCAGGCCGAGAAGCCGGCGCCCTCGACCATCGCCGAGCGCGTGAACGAGCGCGTCGCGACCCGCAACCGCAGCGGCTTCGACGCCGGTTTCGACGATCTGGCCAGCCCCGACCGGGCCGGCGACAATGTCGAGATCCCGGCTTTCCTGCGCCGCCAGGCGAACTAA
- the ftsA gene encoding cell division protein FtsA, protein MKDLYQGQRAMRNMRRQAMQRGVIAVLDIGTSKIACLVLQFDGPSQFRETDGVGPMAGQSNFRVIGTATTRSRGMRYGEIETMAETERAIRTVIQSAQKVAGVRVDHVIACISGARPASYGLAGEIVLPAGKVGEGDVARVLAACDVPDFGRGREVLHAQPVNFALDGRSGLSDPRDQSGGRLACDMHVLTIDGDAAGNLVHCIRRCDMELAGVASASYASGLAALVEDEQELGAACIDLGGGTTGVSVFIKKHMIFADAVRVGGELITQDIAKGLRVSHAVAERLKTLHGGLEATGRDDREMIELGGETGDWETDRRSVSRADLIGIMRPRVEEILEKVGEILDAAGFDCMPSRQIVLTGGGSQIPGLDVLASRMLGQSVRIGRPLRIQGLPHNATAPGFSSAIGLALLTAHPQDEWWDFDMPAEHYPARSLRRAYRWFRNNW, encoded by the coding sequence ATGAAGGATCTGTATCAGGGCCAGCGGGCGATGCGGAACATGCGCCGCCAGGCCATGCAGCGCGGGGTCATCGCGGTTCTGGACATCGGCACCTCGAAGATCGCCTGCCTGGTCCTGCAATTCGACGGTCCCAGCCAGTTCCGCGAGACGGACGGGGTCGGCCCCATGGCCGGCCAGTCGAATTTCCGCGTCATCGGCACCGCCACCACCCGCTCGCGCGGCATGCGCTACGGCGAGATCGAGACCATGGCCGAGACCGAGCGCGCCATCCGCACCGTGATCCAGTCGGCGCAGAAGGTCGCGGGCGTGCGCGTCGATCATGTCATCGCCTGCATCTCGGGCGCGCGCCCGGCAAGCTACGGCCTGGCGGGAGAGATCGTGCTGCCCGCCGGCAAGGTGGGCGAGGGCGACGTGGCCCGCGTGCTGGCCGCCTGCGACGTGCCCGATTTCGGCCGTGGCCGCGAGGTGCTGCACGCCCAGCCGGTGAACTTCGCCCTGGACGGCCGCTCGGGGCTTTCGGATCCGCGCGACCAGTCGGGCGGCCGGCTGGCCTGCGACATGCATGTGCTGACCATCGACGGCGACGCGGCCGGCAACTTGGTGCATTGCATCCGGCGCTGCGACATGGAGCTGGCGGGGGTGGCCTCGGCCTCCTACGCCTCGGGCCTTGCCGCGCTGGTCGAGGACGAGCAGGAACTGGGCGCCGCCTGCATCGACCTGGGCGGCGGCACGACCGGGGTTTCGGTCTTCATCAAGAAGCACATGATCTTCGCCGATGCTGTCCGTGTCGGGGGCGAGCTGATCACCCAGGACATCGCCAAGGGGTTGCGGGTCAGCCATGCCGTGGCCGAGCGGCTCAAGACCCTGCATGGCGGGCTGGAGGCCACCGGCCGCGACGACCGCGAGATGATCGAGCTGGGCGGCGAAACCGGCGACTGGGAAACGGACCGCCGCAGCGTCAGCCGCGCCGACCTGATCGGCATCATGCGCCCGCGGGTCGAGGAGATCCTGGAAAAGGTGGGCGAGATCCTGGATGCGGCGGGCTTCGACTGCATGCCCTCGCGCCAGATCGTGCTGACCGGCGGCGGCAGCCAGATCCCGGGGCTGGACGTGCTGGCCTCGCGCATGCTGGGGCAAAGCGTGCGCATCGGCCGGCCGCTGCGCATCCAGGGCCTGCCGCATAACGCCACCGCGCCGGGCTTTTCCTCGGCCATCGGGCTGGCCCTGCTGACGGCGCATCCGCAGGACGAATGGTGGGATTTCGACATGCCCGCCGAACATTACCCGGCGCGCAGCCTGCGCCGGGCCTATCGCTGGTTCCGCAACAACTGGTAG
- a CDS encoding cell division protein FtsQ/DivIB, which yields MQGLNPFHRGQGDGGRPAPTRPAPARPAPVAARAPRRDPAPSRLAYRLNRMMLRPIVRRLVHVGLPAFLAALVAGIWLSDDTRRANLTGGIDAIVDRIQHRDEFMVKMMTIEGASPAVDKGLRAMLPVELPASSFDIDLEKLRERVLKLDAVEAVELRIKPGGVLSAVVTERVPVVLWRHGRGIELLDKTGHRVASVTSRDVRTDLPIIAGEGADRAAREALALIDASGPILPRLRGLERMGERRWDVVLDRGQRIQLPEDKALQALERAIALDRALHMLDRDISVVDLRQEARPVVRLGLEAQNAIRRARGQPELGPDGLPVKPEATAGKTGKSTKKSG from the coding sequence ATGCAGGGCCTGAACCCCTTCCACCGCGGACAGGGCGACGGCGGGCGCCCGGCCCCGACGCGCCCCGCGCCCGCGCGCCCGGCGCCGGTGGCGGCGCGCGCGCCGCGCAGGGACCCGGCGCCTTCGCGGCTGGCCTATCGGCTGAACCGGATGATGCTGCGGCCCATCGTGCGCCGGCTGGTGCATGTCGGCCTGCCCGCCTTTCTGGCGGCGCTGGTGGCGGGGATCTGGCTGTCGGACGACACCCGCCGCGCCAATCTGACCGGCGGCATCGACGCCATCGTGGACCGCATCCAGCACCGCGACGAATTCATGGTCAAGATGATGACCATCGAGGGCGCCTCGCCGGCGGTGGACAAGGGGCTGCGCGCCATGCTGCCGGTCGAGTTGCCGGCATCGAGCTTCGACATCGACCTGGAAAAGCTGCGCGAGCGGGTGCTGAAGCTCGATGCGGTCGAGGCGGTGGAGCTGCGCATCAAGCCGGGCGGCGTGCTGTCGGCCGTGGTGACCGAGCGGGTGCCGGTGGTGCTGTGGCGCCATGGACGCGGCATCGAGCTTCTGGACAAGACCGGGCACCGGGTCGCCTCGGTCACCTCGCGCGACGTGCGCACCGACCTGCCGATCATCGCCGGCGAGGGCGCCGACCGCGCCGCACGCGAGGCGCTGGCGCTGATCGATGCCTCCGGGCCCATCCTGCCGCGCCTGCGCGGGCTGGAGCGCATGGGCGAACGGCGCTGGGACGTGGTGCTGGACCGCGGTCAGCGCATCCAGCTGCCCGAGGACAAGGCGCTTCAGGCGCTGGAGCGCGCCATCGCGCTGGACCGCGCCCTGCACATGCTGGACCGCGACATCTCGGTCGTCGACCTGCGGCAGGAGGCGCGTCCGGTGGTCCGGCTGGGGCTGGAGGCGCAGAACGCCATCCGCCGCGCCCGCGGCCAGCCCGAGCTTGGTCCGGACGGATTGCCGGTCAAGCCGGAGGCGACGGCGGGCAAGACCGGCAAAAGCACGAAGAAGAGCGGTTAA